One genomic segment of Paenibacillus sp. FSL H8-0332 includes these proteins:
- a CDS encoding ABC transporter permease — protein sequence MFAYTLKRLVQMIPALLGIIVITFILSRVLPGDPAIMLAGEQAPEEIVNKIREDMGLDKPLYIQFFAYIGQLLQGDIGYAYHTGHSVASDLASRFPATIELTLASILIAILIAIPVGIVAATRKESLLDHISRVFSLIGACVPIFWLGLMFIYIFYSILGWAPAPMGRISGDLNPPVHITGLYVLDSILSGDTAALKSSLAHLVLPAICLSTGTMAIIARMTRSSMLEVVDQDFVRTARAKGLRESAVIYKHALVNALIPTLTVLGLQFGFLMGGAVITETIFSWPGIGGYVTDSILAADYAPIQAFTLVSAVLYCGINLAVDLIYGFIDPRIRYE from the coding sequence TTGTTTGCTTATACATTAAAAAGACTCGTGCAGATGATTCCTGCCTTGCTCGGTATTATCGTCATCACCTTCATTCTGTCGAGAGTGCTGCCGGGCGATCCTGCGATTATGCTGGCCGGAGAGCAGGCTCCAGAGGAGATTGTGAACAAGATCCGCGAGGATATGGGGCTGGACAAGCCGCTGTATATCCAGTTCTTCGCTTACATCGGGCAGCTGCTGCAAGGCGATATCGGCTATGCCTATCACACCGGACATTCGGTCGCCAGCGATCTGGCCTCACGCTTCCCGGCTACGATTGAGCTGACCCTGGCCAGCATCCTGATTGCAATTCTGATCGCCATTCCGGTAGGCATTGTGGCCGCTACCCGTAAGGAATCCCTGCTGGATCACATCTCGCGTGTGTTCTCCCTGATAGGTGCTTGTGTGCCGATCTTCTGGCTCGGACTGATGTTCATCTATATTTTCTACTCCATTCTGGGCTGGGCGCCGGCACCGATGGGCCGGATCAGCGGGGATCTTAACCCGCCGGTGCATATCACCGGGCTGTACGTGCTGGACAGTATACTCTCCGGCGACACCGCTGCACTTAAAAGCAGTCTCGCGCATCTCGTGCTTCCGGCGATCTGCCTCAGTACCGGCACGATGGCGATCATCGCCCGGATGACCCGCTCCAGCATGCTGGAGGTGGTCGATCAGGACTTCGTCCGCACCGCCCGGGCCAAGGGGCTGCGGGAATCGGCCGTCATCTACAAGCACGCACTGGTCAATGCGCTGATTCCTACGCTAACGGTGCTCGGACTCCAGTTCGGCTTCCTGATGGGCGGCGCGGTCATCACAGAGACCATCTTCTCCTGGCCGGGAATCGGCGGCTATGTCACCGACTCCATACTGGCGGCGGATTACGCGCCGATCCAGGCGTTCACACTGGTCAGTGCCGTGCTCTACTGCGGAATTAACCTGGCGGTCGACCTGATCTACGGGTTCATTGACCCGAGAATCCGTTATGAATAG
- a CDS encoding PucR family transcriptional regulator ligand-binding domain-containing protein has product MNTRGITLRELMELSVLGKAKVISGEQGLDRVVRFVDIMEVPDLKGWISEGVMLLTTAYSIRHDPSLLTELIYTLDNLGAAALAIKPARFLKEIPQGAIEASNACGLPIVEIPPEIPYTDITQPVMELLLGRQAMLLRRAEEVYRTLTTMVLENSGIQAVSDSVAEFLKAPVALVDTERKIIVSSPADYDWAQSAAPLNWNIHVDRRTVARLLVDKEQLDDMEEVGIEQARLVFALELMRRKVAEDTEFRLRGNFIDELLTPPLPSRHEVQRRARQLGMNPEHKWEVAVIEGETAPSEETVNRLLEREAKKRGVTPHVEYRSSRAVLFLPTQEGRRFTPGGDTEEPWEKTLSGWLQDKGEGLSSYRCGIGTSEYLWDIHTSYNEARKALSISRRLGQGPGGITRYEEMEVYHLLEGLGGPGFEQLFERKLGKLLQYDQEHDSNMLLTFYHYLECRGSLIETANSLYIHRNSVKYRLERIRDITGFDLNDPREQFVCHLCLIYYYLQEK; this is encoded by the coding sequence CATCAGCGGGGAGCAGGGGCTGGACCGGGTGGTCCGGTTCGTGGATATTATGGAGGTCCCGGATCTGAAGGGCTGGATCAGCGAAGGGGTGATGCTACTGACTACGGCCTATTCAATCCGTCATGATCCTTCACTGCTGACCGAGCTGATCTATACGCTCGACAATCTGGGCGCGGCGGCGCTGGCGATCAAGCCGGCCCGCTTCCTGAAGGAGATCCCTCAAGGGGCTATTGAGGCCAGCAATGCCTGCGGTCTGCCGATTGTGGAGATCCCGCCCGAGATTCCGTACACGGATATCACCCAGCCGGTGATGGAGTTGCTGCTGGGGCGGCAGGCGATGCTGCTGCGCCGGGCGGAGGAGGTCTACCGCACGCTAACCACCATGGTGCTGGAGAACAGCGGTATTCAGGCGGTCAGTGACAGTGTGGCCGAATTCCTTAAGGCCCCGGTGGCACTCGTGGATACGGAGCGGAAGATAATTGTATCCTCCCCGGCAGACTATGACTGGGCGCAGAGCGCTGCGCCGCTGAACTGGAACATCCATGTGGACCGCCGGACGGTTGCCCGGCTGCTCGTTGACAAGGAGCAGCTCGATGACATGGAGGAAGTGGGCATCGAGCAGGCAAGGCTCGTCTTTGCCCTTGAACTGATGCGGCGTAAAGTAGCCGAGGATACGGAATTCCGGCTGCGCGGCAACTTCATCGATGAGCTGCTGACCCCGCCGCTGCCGTCGAGGCATGAGGTGCAGCGGCGGGCCCGCCAGCTTGGGATGAACCCGGAGCACAAGTGGGAGGTGGCCGTCATCGAAGGGGAGACGGCGCCGAGTGAGGAGACGGTGAACCGGCTGCTGGAACGGGAGGCGAAGAAGCGCGGAGTCACGCCGCACGTAGAATACCGTTCGAGCCGGGCGGTGCTGTTCCTGCCTACGCAGGAGGGGCGCAGGTTCACGCCGGGAGGAGATACAGAGGAGCCGTGGGAGAAGACGCTGAGCGGCTGGCTGCAGGACAAGGGAGAAGGCTTAAGCAGCTACCGCTGCGGTATCGGTACCTCGGAATACCTGTGGGACATCCACACCAGCTATAACGAGGCGCGTAAAGCGCTGTCCATCTCCAGAAGGCTGGGACAAGGTCCCGGCGGGATTACCCGCTATGAAGAGATGGAGGTCTATCATCTGCTGGAGGGGCTTGGCGGTCCGGGGTTCGAGCAGCTGTTCGAGCGCAAGTTGGGCAAGCTGCTGCAATATGACCAGGAGCATGACAGCAATATGCTGCTGACCTTCTATCATTATCTGGAGTGCCGGGGCAGTCTGATTGAGACGGCGAACAGCCTCTATATCCACCGCAACTCCGTCAAATACCGGCTGGAGCGGATTCGGGATATCACCGGCTTCGATCTGAATGATCCGCGTGAGCAGTTTGTCTGCCATTTGTGCCTGATTTACTACTACCTCCAGGAAAAATAG